One segment of Xanthomonas oryzae pv. oryzae DNA contains the following:
- a CDS encoding response regulator, producing the protein MTAIRTILLAEDSLADAEMAVDALREARLANPIVHVEDGVEAMDYLLRRGMFADREEGLPAVLLLDIKMPRLDGLEVLKQVRSDETLKRLPVVILSSSREESDLARSWDLGVNAYVVKPVDVDQFFNAVKTLGTFWAVINQAPELD; encoded by the coding sequence ATGACCGCCATCCGTACCATTCTTTTGGCAGAAGACAGCCTGGCCGATGCGGAAATGGCGGTCGACGCCTTGCGCGAGGCCCGTCTGGCCAATCCCATCGTGCACGTCGAAGACGGCGTGGAAGCCATGGACTATCTGTTGCGCCGGGGCATGTTCGCCGACCGCGAGGAAGGCCTGCCGGCCGTGCTGCTGCTGGACATCAAGATGCCGCGCCTGGACGGGCTGGAAGTGCTCAAGCAGGTGCGCAGCGACGAGACACTCAAGCGCCTGCCGGTGGTGATCCTGTCGTCCTCGCGCGAAGAAAGCGATCTGGCCCGCAGTTGGGACCTGGGCGTGAATGCCTACGTGGTCAAGCCGGTGGATGTGGATCAGTTCTTCAACGCGGTCAAGACGCTCGGCACGTTCTGGGCGGTCATCAACCAGGCACCGGAGCTGGACTGA
- a CDS encoding bifunctional nicotinamide-nucleotide adenylyltransferase/Nudix hydroxylase, translating to MATPYDYLVFIGRFEPFHNGHAAVARHALGKAKKLIMLIGSADTPRTIRNPWTVAERAVMIESALPDETARLIVRPLRDHLYNESLWIAEVQRQVAEAVQADGGTLDANIGLIGMDKDASSYYLREFPQWPLEDVQHTATLSATELRRYLFEAGDIGFHGGLLMLRGNVPAPVYDMLEAFRRNSPSYAQLVAEYRFIEQYRAAWKDAPYPPTFVTTDAVVVHSGHVLLVRRRAEPGKGLWALPGGFVGQDEGLLDCCLRELREETRLKLPVPVLKGSLRGRQVFDHPERSQRGRTITHAFHFEFPAGELPAVRGGDDADKARWIPIAEVMAMGPRLYEDHLHILEFFLGRG from the coding sequence ATGGCAACACCGTACGACTATCTCGTCTTTATCGGGCGTTTCGAGCCCTTTCATAACGGCCACGCCGCCGTCGCCCGCCACGCGCTGGGCAAGGCGAAGAAGCTCATCATGCTGATCGGCTCGGCCGACACGCCCCGCACCATTCGCAATCCGTGGACCGTCGCCGAGCGCGCGGTGATGATCGAATCTGCGCTGCCGGACGAAACTGCGCGGCTGATCGTGCGCCCGTTACGCGACCATCTCTACAACGAAAGCCTGTGGATCGCCGAAGTGCAGCGTCAGGTTGCCGAGGCAGTGCAAGCCGATGGTGGCACGCTGGATGCGAACATCGGCCTGATCGGCATGGACAAAGATGCCAGCAGCTACTACTTGCGTGAGTTTCCGCAGTGGCCGCTGGAAGATGTGCAACACACTGCCACGCTGTCTGCCACCGAATTGCGCCGCTACCTGTTCGAAGCCGGCGATATCGGGTTCCACGGCGGCTTGTTGATGTTGCGCGGCAATGTGCCGGCCCCGGTGTACGACATGCTGGAAGCGTTCCGGCGTAATTCGCCCAGCTACGCGCAGCTGGTGGCCGAATACCGTTTCATCGAGCAATACCGCGCGGCGTGGAAAGACGCGCCGTATCCGCCGACGTTCGTCACTACCGACGCGGTCGTGGTGCACTCGGGCCATGTGCTGTTGGTGCGGCGTCGCGCCGAGCCGGGCAAGGGACTGTGGGCATTGCCGGGCGGTTTTGTCGGCCAGGACGAAGGCCTGCTGGATTGCTGCCTGCGCGAGCTGCGCGAAGAAACCCGGCTCAAGTTGCCGGTGCCGGTGCTCAAGGGCTCGTTGCGCGGCCGGCAGGTGTTCGACCACCCCGAGCGCAGCCAGCGCGGACGCACCATTACCCATGCGTTCCACTTCGAGTTTCCAGCCGGCGAATTGCCTGCGGTACGCGGTGGCGACGATGCCGATAAAGCACGCTGGATTCCGATTGCCGAAGTCATGGCGATGGGTCCGCGCCTGTACGAAGACCACCTGCATATTCTTGAATTCTTCCTGGGCCGTGGCTGA
- a CDS encoding endonuclease/exonuclease/phosphatase family protein: MRGDVKRLRNALTQRSCLLARLAACLLEDPLHATLIATRCVALFFAAILALCITLPAFAASAPAPLRVMSFNVRVPMDSDGDKRWTVRRTSMVALIKQAHPDVFGTQELVPEQAQYLASHLPAYRWFGKGRRADGSDEHMGVFYDSNALSVIESGDFWLSETPEVPGSSSWNTDLPRMVTWALFERRNDKRRFYLLNTHLPHRDQDEAAREHGARVILSRIATLPADIPVVVTGDFNSDPDQGTYRTLTAVLGDARAHVAKPQGPEKTFQNFTTQPTRRIDWILFRGLTPTRFSTLDARPGGILPSDHYPVLAEFEWPQ; encoded by the coding sequence ATGCGCGGCGACGTCAAGCGCCTGCGCAATGCACTGACACAGCGGTCATGCTTGCTGGCTAGACTTGCTGCCTGTCTTCTGGAGGATCCACTACATGCCACGCTCATCGCTACGCGTTGCGTCGCGTTGTTTTTCGCCGCCATCCTCGCGCTATGCATCACGCTGCCGGCCTTTGCCGCGTCCGCGCCGGCACCGTTGCGGGTGATGTCGTTCAATGTGCGCGTGCCAATGGACAGCGATGGCGACAAACGCTGGACGGTGCGGCGGACCTCGATGGTTGCATTGATCAAACAGGCCCATCCCGATGTGTTCGGCACCCAGGAACTGGTGCCGGAGCAGGCGCAGTATCTGGCCTCGCACCTGCCTGCCTATCGCTGGTTCGGCAAGGGACGACGCGCCGATGGCAGCGATGAACATATGGGTGTGTTTTACGACAGCAACGCACTGAGCGTGATCGAATCAGGCGACTTCTGGTTATCCGAAACACCCGAGGTTCCCGGCAGCAGCAGTTGGAACACCGACCTGCCGCGCATGGTCACCTGGGCCTTGTTCGAGCGTCGCAACGACAAGCGCCGTTTCTATCTGCTCAATACCCACCTCCCGCATCGCGATCAGGATGAAGCCGCACGCGAGCACGGCGCTCGCGTGATTCTCTCGCGCATCGCAACGCTGCCTGCCGATATTCCGGTAGTCGTCACCGGCGATTTCAATAGCGATCCCGATCAAGGCACCTACCGCACGCTGACTGCCGTGCTCGGCGATGCGCGCGCGCATGTGGCAAAGCCGCAGGGCCCGGAAAAGACCTTTCAGAATTTCACCACCCAGCCCACGCGACGCATCGACTGGATCTTGTTCCGTGGGCTGACACCCACCCGTTTTTCCACGCTGGACGCGCGCCCCGGGGGTATCTTGCCGTCCGACCATTACCCGGTCTTGGCCGAATTTGAGTGGCCACAGTGA
- a CDS encoding nicotinate phosphoribosyltransferase codes for MHYLDNLLLNTDSYKASHWLQYPPGTDASFFYVESRGGLYEQTVFFGLQSILKEAINRPVTHADIDDAKELLAAHGEPFNEAGWRDIVDRLGGQLPIRIRAVPEGAVVPTHNVLMTIESTDPKAFWVPSYLETLLLRVWYPVTVATVSWQVKQIVRDYLERTSDDADGQLPFKLHDFGARGVSSLGSAALGGAAHLVNFLGTDTLSALLLARAHYHTPVAGYSIPAAEHSTITSWGREREVDAYRNMLTQFARPGSLVAVVSDSYDIYRAIREHWGTTLREDVIASGATVVIRPDSGDPVDVVEHCLVLLDEAFGHQVNGKGYKVLNHVRVIQGDGINPTSLRAILERITAAGYAADNVAFGMGGALLQKVDRDTQKFALKCSAVRVDGQWIDVYKDPITDQGKQSKRGRLTLLRNRNDGSYRSALLDEVGPHADSEDALVTVWENGVSQQEWTLEQVRVRANAARR; via the coding sequence ATGCATTACCTCGATAACCTGCTGCTCAATACCGATAGCTACAAGGCCAGCCACTGGCTGCAGTATCCGCCCGGCACCGATGCCTCGTTCTTCTACGTCGAATCGCGCGGTGGCCTGTACGAGCAGACCGTCTTCTTCGGCCTGCAATCGATCCTGAAAGAAGCGATCAACCGGCCGGTGACGCACGCCGACATCGACGATGCGAAGGAATTGCTGGCCGCGCACGGCGAGCCGTTCAACGAAGCCGGCTGGCGCGATATCGTCGACCGGCTCGGCGGGCAGTTGCCGATCCGCATCCGCGCGGTGCCTGAAGGCGCGGTGGTGCCAACCCATAACGTGCTGATGACGATCGAATCCACCGACCCCAAGGCGTTCTGGGTGCCGTCGTATCTGGAGACCTTGTTGTTGCGCGTGTGGTACCCAGTGACGGTGGCCACGGTGAGCTGGCAGGTGAAGCAGATCGTGCGCGACTATCTGGAGCGCACCAGCGACGATGCGGATGGTCAGCTGCCTTTCAAGCTGCACGACTTCGGCGCGCGGGGTGTGTCCAGTCTTGGCTCGGCTGCCTTGGGCGGTGCCGCGCATCTGGTGAATTTTCTCGGCACCGATACCTTGTCGGCGTTGCTGCTGGCGCGTGCGCATTACCACACGCCAGTGGCGGGGTATTCGATTCCCGCTGCCGAGCACAGCACCATCACCAGCTGGGGCCGCGAGCGCGAGGTGGATGCGTATCGCAACATGCTGACGCAATTCGCGCGCCCGGGTTCGCTCGTGGCGGTGGTGTCGGACAGCTACGACATTTATCGCGCCATTCGCGAACACTGGGGCACCACTTTGCGCGAGGACGTCATCGCCTCCGGTGCAACGGTGGTGATTCGTCCGGACTCCGGCGACCCGGTGGATGTGGTCGAACACTGTTTGGTGCTGCTGGACGAGGCGTTCGGCCATCAAGTCAATGGCAAGGGCTACAAGGTGCTCAACCACGTGCGGGTGATCCAGGGCGATGGCATCAACCCCACCTCGCTGCGCGCGATCCTGGAACGCATCACCGCCGCCGGCTATGCCGCCGACAATGTCGCTTTCGGCATGGGCGGTGCCTTGCTGCAGAAGGTGGACCGCGACACGCAGAAGTTTGCGTTGAAGTGCTCGGCGGTACGCGTGGACGGGCAGTGGATCGATGTCTACAAGGACCCGATCACCGACCAGGGCAAGCAGAGCAAGCGCGGTCGCCTGACCTTGCTGCGCAACCGTAACGATGGCAGTTACCGCAGCGCCTTGCTCGATGAGGTGGGCCCGCATGCCGACAGCGAAGATGCGCTGGTGACGGTGTGGGAAAACGGCGTGTCGCAGCAGGAGTGGACGCTGGAGCAGGTGCGCGTGCGTGCCAATGCCGCACGTCGCTGA
- the gnd gene encoding phosphogluconate dehydrogenase (NAD(+)-dependent, decarboxylating) yields the protein MELGMVGLGRMGANMAERLINGGHRVHGYDPGANARTSAQAKGIVTADALAALVSALPTPRVVWLMVPAGKIVDDTLAQLLPLLQTGDIVIDGGNSYYKDSQRRAALLQASGIAFVDCGTSGGVWGLQEGYSLMVGGDEAAVTALHPILATLAPAPDKGWGRVGPSGAGHFTKMVHNGIEYGMMQAYAEGFALMQHKTDFALDLHQVAEIWRDGSVVRSWLLDLTADALTHNPTMAGIAPFVADSGEGRWTVAEAIDLEVSAPVITLSLMERLRSRDKDSFTDKLLAAMRNQFGGHAVMTTTSAVPTIGSKDA from the coding sequence ATGGAACTGGGTATGGTGGGACTGGGCCGCATGGGCGCCAATATGGCCGAGCGCCTGATCAACGGCGGGCATCGCGTGCATGGCTACGACCCGGGCGCGAACGCGCGCACCAGCGCGCAGGCCAAGGGCATTGTGACGGCCGATGCGCTGGCAGCGCTGGTGTCCGCATTGCCGACCCCGCGCGTGGTGTGGTTGATGGTGCCGGCGGGCAAGATCGTCGATGACACCCTGGCGCAGCTGCTCCCTTTGCTGCAGACCGGCGACATCGTCATTGATGGCGGTAATTCGTATTACAAGGATTCGCAGCGTCGTGCAGCGCTGCTGCAGGCCAGCGGCATTGCCTTCGTCGACTGCGGCACCAGCGGCGGTGTTTGGGGTCTGCAGGAAGGCTACAGTTTGATGGTGGGTGGCGACGAAGCAGCGGTGACTGCGTTGCATCCGATCCTGGCAACGCTTGCGCCAGCGCCGGACAAGGGCTGGGGACGGGTCGGCCCAAGCGGTGCCGGCCACTTCACCAAGATGGTCCATAACGGCATCGAATACGGAATGATGCAGGCCTATGCCGAAGGCTTCGCGCTGATGCAGCACAAGACCGATTTCGCGCTGGACCTGCACCAGGTCGCCGAGATCTGGCGCGACGGCAGCGTGGTGCGTTCGTGGTTGCTGGATCTCACGGCCGATGCGTTGACGCATAACCCGACCATGGCCGGCATCGCGCCGTTCGTGGCAGATTCGGGCGAAGGCCGCTGGACGGTGGCCGAGGCGATCGATCTGGAAGTCTCGGCACCGGTCATCACCTTGTCGCTAATGGAGCGGTTGCGCTCGCGCGACAAGGATTCGTTTACCGACAAACTGCTGGCGGCGATGCGCAATCAGTTCGGTGGCCACGCCGTGATGACCACGACCTCTGCAGTACCGACGATCGGCAGCAAGGACGCGTAA
- a CDS encoding glycine zipper 2TM domain-containing protein, whose product MKMRTSLLGMSLIGLMATSTFAQAQSYSHQHRYTEADEGRRFNDGTRVRCRNVEVQKNATDPNRIGGTLAGAAIGGLLGNQVGGGNGKKLATVAGAVAGAAAGRTIQGNRQQANGNRRVERVCERR is encoded by the coding sequence ATGAAAATGCGCACCTCGCTGCTGGGTATGTCACTGATTGGCCTGATGGCAACGAGCACCTTCGCCCAGGCTCAAAGCTATTCGCATCAGCATCGCTATACGGAAGCAGACGAAGGCCGCAGGTTCAACGATGGAACCCGCGTTCGCTGCCGTAACGTCGAAGTGCAGAAAAACGCGACTGACCCGAACCGCATCGGCGGTACGTTGGCCGGCGCTGCAATTGGTGGCTTGCTAGGTAACCAGGTCGGCGGCGGCAATGGCAAGAAGCTGGCGACGGTGGCGGGTGCAGTGGCGGGCGCCGCCGCCGGCCGCACCATCCAGGGTAATCGCCAGCAGGCCAATGGCAATCGTCGGGTCGAGCGCGTCTGCGAACGTCGCTGA
- a CDS encoding DUF2242 domain-containing protein has protein sequence MSCSSLIARGALLGALATLAGCGGSKGDTMLMRESFNSDDTYSRSVAASSPQACEAARRVLLSQGYAVTRADAVAVEGSKNFQLEEVDQSEQLNLRISCATQDGGKAQVFVSALQDRYALKKSSTTASVGVGVLGSLSLPVGSSGDSLVRVSSTTVQDAAFYKRFFERLNAYLPKVTEAVPATASAAPAPAHAAAPAAAATPAANTQTPASPAPAAANPATVAHPPVAPLPVQAQDPPPAPAKVPQTEPATQP, from the coding sequence ATGTCTTGTTCTTCCCTGATCGCGCGCGGCGCACTGCTTGGCGCGCTGGCAACTCTGGCTGGCTGCGGTGGCAGCAAGGGCGACACGATGTTGATGCGCGAGTCGTTCAATTCCGATGACACCTATTCGCGCAGCGTGGCGGCCAGTTCGCCGCAAGCCTGCGAGGCGGCGCGGCGTGTGCTGTTGAGTCAGGGCTACGCCGTGACGCGCGCAGATGCCGTCGCGGTGGAAGGCAGCAAGAACTTCCAGCTCGAGGAGGTCGACCAGAGCGAGCAACTCAATCTGCGCATTTCCTGCGCCACCCAGGACGGCGGCAAGGCGCAGGTCTTCGTGAGCGCGCTGCAGGACCGTTACGCGCTGAAGAAGAGTTCTACCACGGCCAGCGTGGGCGTTGGCGTGCTGGGCTCGTTGTCGTTGCCGGTCGGTAGCAGTGGCGATTCGCTTGTGCGCGTGTCCAGCACCACGGTGCAGGATGCGGCGTTCTACAAGCGCTTCTTCGAACGTTTGAACGCGTATCTGCCCAAGGTCACCGAAGCGGTGCCTGCTACCGCAAGTGCAGCGCCCGCGCCCGCACATGCGGCCGCACCAGCAGCTGCAGCCACGCCTGCAGCGAACACTCAAACGCCCGCGTCACCTGCGCCCGCCGCAGCGAACCCCGCGACGGTTGCGCATCCGCCGGTTGCGCCATTGCCTGTCCAAGCGCAGGACCCACCGCCAGCACCGGCGAAGGTGCCGCAAACCGAGCCCGCCACGCAGCCGTGA
- a CDS encoding oxidoreductase — MPKPFNLAVVGYGYVGRTFHAPLIASTPGLQLHSVVSSKPQQPQADFPGINVVADLDSALADPALDAVVLATPNQTHAPFALQALAAGKHVLVDKPFALDVAQAQQMVDAANAAGRIISVFQNRRWDADFLTVRRLIEEGQLGDVMEFHSHFDRYRPQIRDRWRESESPGAGLWYDLGPHLLDQALQLFGVPQGIGADLQRQRDQARSVDYFHVTLHYPRLRAILHAGSLVADSSLRFAVHGTRGSYLKHGLDTQEDQLRAGRRPGTVGWGVDPSAGTLTRVDDEGRIHTHQPDNLPGDYRQCYAAFRDALTGPGPVSGNDAVQLMQLVELAQRSAASGQVQWLDAARRL; from the coding sequence ATGCCTAAACCGTTCAATCTGGCCGTCGTCGGCTACGGCTATGTCGGCCGCACGTTTCATGCACCGCTGATCGCAAGCACGCCGGGCCTGCAGTTGCACAGCGTGGTGTCGTCCAAGCCGCAACAGCCACAGGCCGATTTTCCCGGCATCAACGTGGTAGCCGACCTCGACAGTGCGCTGGCCGATCCGGCGCTGGATGCCGTGGTCTTGGCCACCCCGAACCAGACCCATGCGCCCTTCGCGCTGCAGGCCTTGGCCGCCGGCAAGCATGTGCTGGTGGACAAGCCGTTTGCACTGGATGTTGCGCAGGCGCAGCAGATGGTCGATGCCGCCAATGCAGCGGGACGCATCATCAGCGTGTTTCAGAATCGCCGTTGGGATGCGGACTTTCTTACCGTGCGCCGGCTGATCGAAGAAGGCCAGCTCGGCGACGTGATGGAATTCCATTCGCACTTCGACCGCTACCGCCCGCAGATACGCGACCGTTGGCGCGAGAGCGAGAGTCCCGGCGCCGGGCTTTGGTACGACCTGGGCCCGCATTTGCTCGATCAGGCGCTGCAGTTGTTCGGTGTGCCGCAGGGCATCGGCGCGGACCTGCAGCGTCAACGCGATCAGGCACGCAGCGTCGATTATTTCCACGTCACCCTGCACTATCCGCGGCTGCGCGCGATTCTGCATGCGGGCTCGCTCGTGGCCGATAGCAGCCTGCGCTTTGCCGTCCACGGCACGCGCGGCAGTTACCTCAAGCACGGGCTGGATACGCAGGAAGACCAGCTGCGCGCCGGCCGTCGCCCCGGCACGGTCGGCTGGGGCGTCGACCCATCAGCGGGCACGCTCACCCGCGTCGATGACGAAGGCCGTATCCACACCCATCAACCCGATAACCTGCCGGGCGACTATCGACAGTGCTACGCCGCCTTTCGCGACGCGCTGACCGGCCCAGGGCCGGTCAGCGGCAACGACGCGGTGCAGCTGATGCAACTGGTGGAACTTGCGCAACGCAGCGCTGCAAGCGGGCAGGTGCAGTGGTTGGATGCTGCACGCCGGCTGTAG
- a CDS encoding sensor histidine kinase, protein MQTTVQADKWDRWRLPLLAVAVFLIVVVPSLLLQQLARNANRAAVWVSHSQQVQGTAQRLEAAMRDTESAALMRAHGVEREALHERMRRGRSESLAAVQRLIVLTRDNPAQLVRIGRIQSTIERRLLLAERIAVTTSPEQIRFLINDMTVNNPIRVLMDDLQSAEGRLLALRNARAETERMHYALLGWAALAVQLLLLGTVTWLMQRQIRRRLVAEQEYLRANGRASSVLQTVREPIVLLDADQRILLHNPAFAELYGLEERGNELMALEDVGEGVWRDAQIHQRLADVLLRGRELWDYEHEQRGADGVLRTMLINARRMPLPDTTDEDVVLMTVSDISLQKTAQMRIQELNRQMEGKVEQVSEVNRELEAFSYSVSHDLRAPLRHVAGFSDKLARHLGDAADEKSRHYMEVISSSARRMASLIDDLLVYSRLGRGALRLQSVDMQSLVAETRAILDSNVQSENTGHRVEWHIAPLPVLVADENMMRQLWMNLLGNAVKYSAKREVAKVEVTYTPMADGGHQFSVRDNGAGFDMEYSAKLFGVFQRLHKASEYAGTGIGLASVRRVLTRHGGRVWAEGLVDEGATFYFVLPPALEAPNQEFTV, encoded by the coding sequence ATGCAAACAACGGTCCAAGCAGACAAATGGGATCGCTGGCGCCTGCCTCTTTTGGCGGTTGCCGTCTTCCTGATTGTGGTGGTGCCATCGTTGCTGCTGCAGCAGTTGGCACGCAATGCCAACCGGGCTGCGGTGTGGGTCTCGCACAGCCAGCAAGTGCAGGGGACCGCGCAGCGCCTGGAAGCGGCGATGCGCGATACCGAATCGGCGGCGTTGATGCGCGCGCACGGTGTGGAGCGCGAGGCGCTGCATGAGCGCATGCGCCGCGGGCGGAGCGAGTCGCTGGCTGCAGTGCAGCGGTTGATCGTATTGACCAGGGACAACCCCGCGCAGTTGGTGCGCATCGGACGCATCCAAAGCACCATCGAACGGCGTTTGCTGCTGGCCGAGCGGATTGCGGTGACCACTTCGCCGGAGCAGATCCGCTTCCTGATCAACGACATGACCGTGAACAACCCGATCCGTGTGCTGATGGACGACCTGCAAAGCGCCGAAGGCCGTTTGTTGGCGCTGCGCAATGCGCGCGCCGAGACCGAACGCATGCATTACGCGCTGCTGGGCTGGGCGGCGTTGGCGGTGCAGCTGCTGTTGCTCGGCACGGTGACTTGGCTGATGCAACGGCAGATCCGGCGCCGATTGGTGGCCGAGCAGGAATACCTGCGCGCCAACGGCCGCGCCAGCTCGGTGCTGCAGACCGTACGTGAGCCCATCGTGCTGCTGGATGCCGACCAACGCATCTTGTTGCACAACCCCGCCTTCGCCGAGCTGTATGGTCTGGAAGAGCGCGGCAACGAATTGATGGCGCTGGAGGATGTGGGCGAAGGCGTGTGGCGCGATGCCCAGATCCATCAGCGGCTGGCCGACGTGCTGCTGCGTGGCCGTGAACTGTGGGATTACGAACACGAGCAACGCGGCGCCGATGGCGTGCTACGCACCATGTTGATCAACGCGCGCCGCATGCCACTGCCCGATACCACCGACGAAGACGTGGTGCTGATGACGGTGAGCGACATCAGCCTGCAAAAGACCGCGCAGATGCGCATCCAGGAGCTCAACCGGCAGATGGAAGGCAAGGTGGAGCAGGTGTCTGAGGTCAACCGCGAGTTGGAAGCCTTCAGCTATTCGGTCTCGCACGATCTGCGCGCGCCGTTGCGGCATGTGGCCGGATTCTCCGACAAGCTGGCCCGCCATCTGGGCGATGCGGCCGACGAGAAATCGCGCCACTACATGGAAGTGATCAGCAGCTCGGCGCGGCGCATGGCCTCGCTGATCGACGACCTGCTGGTGTATTCGCGCCTGGGCCGCGGCGCGCTGCGCCTGCAGTCGGTGGACATGCAATCGCTGGTGGCCGAAACGCGCGCGATTCTGGATTCCAACGTGCAGAGCGAAAACACCGGCCATCGCGTGGAGTGGCATATCGCGCCGCTACCGGTGCTGGTGGCCGACGAAAACATGATGCGCCAGCTGTGGATGAACCTGCTCGGCAATGCCGTCAAGTACAGCGCCAAGCGCGAGGTGGCCAAGGTCGAGGTCACCTACACGCCGATGGCCGACGGCGGCCATCAGTTCAGCGTGCGCGACAACGGCGCCGGTTTCGATATGGAATACAGCGCCAAATTGTTCGGCGTTTTCCAACGGTTGCACAAGGCCAGCGAATACGCTGGTACCGGCATCGGGCTGGCCAGCGTGCGGCGCGTGTTGACGCGCCACGGCGGCCGGGTCTGGGCCGAAGGCCTCGTCGACGAAGGCGCCACGTTTTATTTCGTGTTGCCCCCTGCGCTTGAAGCGCCCAACCAAGAGTTCACTGTATGA
- a CDS encoding BON domain-containing protein, whose amino-acid sequence MNNMINARKLLALSLSLGLTLGASQAFAAPQEHADHKDHAAGMNASKKPVTDTWITTKVKADLLATDNVSGTDVKVETKNGIVTLTGAVATQAEHDKAVAVAKGIEGVKSVKSTGLKVTAAKQ is encoded by the coding sequence ATGAACAACATGATCAATGCACGCAAGTTGCTGGCTCTGTCGCTGTCGCTCGGTCTGACCCTCGGCGCGTCGCAGGCATTTGCGGCCCCGCAGGAACATGCCGATCACAAGGACCACGCTGCCGGCATGAATGCGTCCAAGAAGCCGGTCACCGACACCTGGATCACCACCAAGGTCAAAGCAGACCTGCTTGCCACCGACAACGTCTCGGGTACCGATGTGAAGGTCGAAACCAAGAACGGCATCGTCACCCTGACCGGTGCCGTCGCCACCCAGGCTGAGCATGACAAGGCCGTGGCCGTTGCCAAGGGCATCGAAGGCGTCAAGAGCGTCAAGTCGACCGGGCTGAAGGTCACCGCTGCGAAGCAGTAA